A portion of the Pseudomonas protegens CHA0 genome contains these proteins:
- the hisC gene encoding histidinol-phosphate transaminase: MSKFWSPFVKNLVPYVPGEQPKLTKLVKLNTNENPYGPSPRALAAMQAELNDNLRLYPDPNGDLLKQAVASYYGVQGNQVFLGNGSDEVLAHIFHGLLQQEKPLLFPDISYSFYPVYCGLYGIEHEAVPLDEHFQIRVADYARPNGGIIFPNPNAPTGCLLALDAVEQILKASPDSVVVVDEAYIDFGGQTAISLVDRYPNLLVTQTLSKSRSLAGLRVGLAVGHPDLIEALERVKNSFNSYPLDRLAIVGAAAAFEDREYFAKTCQQVIDSREWVVAQLQAKGFEVLPSAANFIFARHPRHDAAGLAAKLREQGVIVRHFKQQRIAQFLRISIGTQEQNQALIDGLGEL; the protein is encoded by the coding sequence ATGAGCAAATTCTGGAGTCCGTTCGTCAAGAACCTGGTGCCCTACGTGCCGGGCGAACAACCGAAGCTGACCAAGCTGGTCAAGCTCAACACCAATGAAAACCCCTATGGCCCGTCGCCCAGGGCCCTGGCGGCGATGCAGGCCGAACTCAACGATAACCTGCGCCTGTATCCGGACCCCAACGGTGACCTGCTCAAGCAGGCGGTGGCCAGTTACTACGGGGTGCAGGGTAACCAGGTGTTCCTCGGCAACGGTTCCGACGAAGTCCTGGCGCACATTTTCCATGGCCTGCTGCAGCAGGAAAAACCGCTGCTGTTCCCGGACATCAGCTACAGCTTCTACCCGGTGTATTGCGGCCTGTACGGCATCGAGCACGAAGCGGTGCCGCTGGACGAGCATTTCCAGATCCGCGTGGCCGACTACGCCAGGCCCAACGGCGGGATCATCTTCCCCAACCCGAATGCGCCCACCGGCTGCCTGTTGGCCCTGGATGCGGTGGAGCAGATCCTCAAGGCCAGCCCGGACTCCGTGGTGGTGGTGGATGAGGCCTACATCGACTTCGGCGGCCAGACCGCCATCAGCCTGGTGGATCGCTACCCGAACCTGCTGGTGACCCAGACCCTGTCCAAGTCGCGCTCCCTGGCCGGCTTGCGAGTGGGCCTGGCGGTAGGGCACCCGGATCTGATCGAGGCCCTGGAGCGGGTCAAGAACAGCTTCAACTCCTACCCGCTGGATCGCCTGGCGATCGTCGGAGCGGCTGCGGCCTTCGAGGACCGTGAGTACTTCGCCAAGACCTGCCAGCAAGTGATCGACAGTCGCGAATGGGTGGTGGCGCAGTTGCAGGCCAAGGGCTTCGAAGTGCTGCCGTCGGCGGCTAACTTCATCTTTGCCCGTCACCCGCGGCACGACGCAGCCGGCCTGGCGGCCAAGCTGCGCGAGCAAGGGGTGATAGTGCGCCACTTCAAGCAGCAGCGGATCGCTCAGTTCCTGCGGATCAGCATCGGCACACAGGAACAGAACCAGGCGCTGATCGACGGCCTGGGCGAGCTGTAG
- a CDS encoding DUF4198 domain-containing protein has translation MHSLKSIALLGLLATLGATQASAHGLWTEQRRGNIEVIYGHGAEDDAFKAKKISGAWAYDGAARMIPVTVQRLADHARLQPLKPPAVLAVALDNGPWSQTVDKRWVNQGRSKVPGAIASTHTYKYSLAIYQPGAKLPKLEQLKLVILPEVDPLTVGPGKNLPVRVLLDGQPVAGVKLIGDYRNAPSTLSTETDAQGRAQVLVRNEGLNVIAAELEVALKDNPDVASRGLFSSLTFLGEPHHE, from the coding sequence ATGCACAGCCTCAAATCCATCGCCCTGCTGGGCCTGCTCGCCACACTAGGCGCCACCCAGGCCTCGGCCCACGGCCTGTGGACCGAACAACGACGCGGCAATATCGAAGTGATCTACGGCCACGGCGCCGAAGACGACGCCTTCAAGGCCAAGAAGATCAGCGGTGCCTGGGCCTATGACGGCGCGGCCAGAATGATTCCGGTGACCGTGCAACGCCTGGCGGACCACGCACGCCTGCAACCGCTCAAGCCGCCGGCGGTGCTGGCCGTGGCACTGGACAACGGCCCCTGGTCGCAAACCGTGGACAAGCGCTGGGTCAACCAGGGTCGCAGCAAGGTCCCGGGGGCCATCGCCTCGACTCACACCTACAAGTACAGCCTGGCGATCTATCAACCGGGAGCGAAGCTGCCCAAGCTGGAACAGCTCAAGCTGGTGATCCTGCCGGAAGTCGACCCGCTGACCGTCGGCCCGGGCAAGAACCTGCCGGTGCGGGTGCTGCTGGATGGGCAGCCCGTGGCCGGGGTGAAGTTGATTGGCGATTACCGCAATGCACCGAGCACCCTGAGCACCGAGACCGATGCCCAGGGACGTGCCCAAGTGCTGGTGAGGAACGAAGGCTTGAACGTGATTGCCGCAGAGCTGGAGGTAGCGCTCAAGGACAACCCGGATGTGGCCTCACGCGGCCTGTTCAGCTCCCTGACCTTCCTCGGCGAGCCGCACCACGAATAA
- a CDS encoding TonB-dependent siderophore receptor, which translates to MTSRRILPLAGLTLGLLADPLLAKEPEPLELETTRISTEYESATGPVKGYRATRSASATKTDTAIRDIPQSISVIPASVLRDLGSNNVERALEFAGGVSKQNNFGGLTLYEYSVRGFTTSEFYKDGFSANRGYPSTPDAATVERIEVLKGPAASLYGRGDPGGTVNIVTKKPQPEAFATLQTSAGSWDRYRTALDLNTPLDAQGNLLSRVNLAVEDNHSFRDHVDSRRVFVAPSFSWQLNPDTSLLLESEWVHHSSTFDRGIVAPNNRWSGVSRSTFLGEPDDGNIDNHNNMLQATLEHHLNDSWKLRLASHYKEGKLWGFASETRPLNADRHTVNRRYRERDNNWHDSITQLELRGLFDLGSWQHELLIGSEYENYRKNERVTSIAGGAYAIDIYDPIYGQAKPNGKRSGTDFFEHVESQALNLQDQIIFTDRLRGMVGARFEHFEQKIDDHTTGKRSRQNHDALTQRAGLLYQLTPQVGLFANASTSFKPNNGLDAGGKTFKPEEGVGYEVGIKSELFDQRLSATLAAFHIDKENVLALDPGTDASRAMGKARSQGFDLQFSGQLTDAVRVIGAYALIDAQVTKGDPAIPAGSRILGVAKHSASLLGVYEFQDGRLKGSDIGAALTYVGDRSGEAGGRFELPAYRTLDLLAHYKASDNLTLGLNLNNLFDEKYYERSYSNYWVNPGEPRNFTLSLTLNL; encoded by the coding sequence ATGACGTCCCGAAGAATCCTCCCCTTGGCAGGCCTGACCCTGGGCCTGCTGGCAGATCCGCTGCTGGCCAAAGAACCTGAGCCGCTGGAACTTGAAACCACCCGTATCAGCACCGAATACGAATCCGCCACGGGCCCGGTCAAGGGCTACCGGGCCACACGCTCGGCCAGCGCGACGAAGACCGATACGGCGATCCGCGACATTCCCCAATCCATCAGCGTGATCCCCGCCAGCGTGCTCAGGGACCTGGGCAGCAACAACGTCGAACGCGCCCTGGAGTTTGCCGGCGGGGTTTCCAAGCAGAACAACTTCGGCGGGCTGACCCTGTATGAATACAGCGTGCGCGGCTTCACCACCTCGGAGTTCTACAAGGACGGCTTCAGCGCCAACCGCGGCTATCCCAGTACCCCGGACGCCGCCACTGTCGAGCGCATCGAAGTGCTCAAGGGGCCGGCCGCCAGCCTCTACGGCCGTGGCGACCCCGGCGGCACGGTGAATATCGTCACCAAGAAACCCCAGCCCGAAGCCTTCGCGACCTTGCAGACCAGTGCTGGCAGCTGGGACCGCTACCGCACCGCCCTGGACCTCAACACCCCGCTGGATGCCCAGGGCAACCTGCTGTCCCGAGTCAACCTGGCCGTGGAGGACAACCACAGCTTTCGCGACCACGTGGACAGCCGCCGGGTGTTCGTCGCGCCTTCCTTCAGCTGGCAGTTGAACCCGGACACCAGCCTGCTGCTGGAAAGCGAATGGGTGCACCACAGCTCGACCTTCGACCGCGGCATCGTGGCACCGAACAATCGCTGGAGCGGCGTCTCCCGCTCGACCTTCCTCGGCGAACCCGATGACGGCAACATCGACAACCACAACAACATGCTCCAGGCCACCCTGGAACACCACCTCAATGACAGCTGGAAACTGCGTCTGGCCAGCCACTACAAGGAAGGCAAACTCTGGGGCTTCGCCTCCGAAACCCGACCGCTGAACGCCGACCGGCACACGGTCAACCGGCGCTACCGCGAGCGGGACAACAACTGGCATGACAGCATCACCCAGCTGGAACTGCGCGGCCTGTTCGACCTCGGCAGTTGGCAGCATGAACTGCTGATCGGCAGCGAATACGAGAACTACCGCAAGAACGAGCGGGTCACCAGCATTGCCGGCGGCGCCTATGCCATCGATATCTACGACCCGATCTACGGTCAGGCCAAGCCCAACGGCAAACGCTCTGGCACGGACTTTTTCGAGCATGTCGAAAGCCAGGCCCTCAACCTGCAGGACCAGATCATCTTCACTGACCGCCTGCGAGGCATGGTCGGCGCCCGCTTTGAACACTTCGAGCAAAAGATCGACGACCACACCACCGGCAAGCGCAGCCGCCAGAACCACGATGCCCTGACCCAGCGCGCCGGCCTGCTCTACCAACTGACCCCGCAGGTGGGGCTGTTCGCCAACGCCTCCACCTCGTTCAAGCCCAACAATGGGCTGGATGCGGGCGGCAAGACCTTCAAGCCCGAGGAAGGCGTCGGCTATGAAGTGGGGATCAAGAGCGAGCTGTTCGACCAGCGCTTGAGCGCCACCCTCGCCGCCTTCCATATCGACAAGGAAAACGTCCTGGCCCTGGACCCCGGCACCGACGCCAGCCGCGCCATGGGCAAGGCCCGCAGCCAGGGCTTCGACCTGCAGTTCAGCGGCCAGTTGACCGACGCGGTGCGCGTGATAGGCGCCTATGCGCTGATTGATGCGCAAGTCACCAAGGGCGACCCGGCAATCCCCGCCGGCAGCCGCATTCTCGGCGTGGCCAAGCACAGCGCCAGCCTGCTGGGGGTCTATGAATTCCAGGACGGCCGGCTCAAGGGCTCGGACATCGGCGCAGCCCTGACCTATGTCGGCGACCGCTCGGGCGAGGCCGGAGGCCGCTTCGAGCTGCCCGCCTACCGCACCCTGGACCTGCTGGCCCACTACAAGGCCAGCGACAACCTGACCCTGGGCCTGAACCTGAACAACCTGTTCGACGAGAAGTACTACGAACGCTCCTACAGCAACTACTGGGTCAATCCCGGCGAACCGCGCAATTTCACCCTCAGCCTCACACTCAACCTGTAG
- the algW gene encoding Do family serine endopeptidase AlgW, whose amino-acid sequence MLKALRFFGWPLLAGVLIALLIIQRYPQWVGLPSLDVNLQQAPQTTSTQQGPVSYADAVVIAAPAVVNLYTTKVINKPAHPLFEDPQFRRFFGDNLPKQQRMESSLGSGVIMSPEGYLLTNNHVTSGAEQIVVALKDGRETLARVIGSDPETDLAVLKIDLKNLPSITVGRSENVRVGDVALAIGNPFGVGQTVTMGIISATGRNQLGLNNYEDFIQTDAAINPGNSGGALVDANGNLTGINTAIFSKSGGSQGIGFAIPIKLAMEVMKSIIEHGQVIRGWLGIEVQPLTQELAESFGLAGRPGIVVAGIFRDGPAQKAGMQLGDVILSIDGEPAGDGRRSMNQVARIKPTDKVSILVMRNGKELKLTAEIGLRPPPAPVKEEE is encoded by the coding sequence ATGCTCAAGGCTCTGCGTTTTTTTGGCTGGCCGCTACTGGCCGGCGTGCTTATCGCGTTGTTGATTATCCAGCGCTACCCGCAATGGGTGGGCCTGCCCAGCCTCGACGTCAATCTGCAGCAAGCCCCGCAAACCACCAGCACGCAACAGGGGCCGGTGTCCTACGCCGACGCCGTGGTGATCGCCGCGCCCGCGGTGGTCAACCTGTACACCACCAAGGTCATCAACAAGCCGGCTCACCCGCTCTTTGAAGACCCGCAGTTCCGGCGCTTCTTCGGCGACAACCTGCCCAAGCAGCAGCGCATGGAATCGAGCCTGGGCTCGGGGGTGATCATGAGCCCCGAGGGCTACCTGCTGACCAACAACCATGTGACCTCCGGTGCCGAGCAAATAGTGGTGGCCCTCAAGGACGGCCGCGAGACCCTCGCCCGGGTGATCGGCAGCGATCCGGAAACCGACCTGGCGGTGCTCAAGATCGACTTGAAGAACCTGCCTTCGATCACCGTCGGCCGTTCGGAAAACGTCCGCGTCGGCGACGTCGCGCTGGCCATCGGCAACCCGTTCGGGGTCGGCCAGACCGTGACCATGGGCATCATCAGTGCCACCGGGCGCAACCAGCTGGGCCTGAACAACTACGAAGACTTCATCCAGACCGACGCCGCCATCAACCCGGGCAACTCCGGTGGCGCCCTGGTGGACGCCAACGGCAACCTGACCGGGATCAACACCGCGATCTTCTCCAAGTCCGGTGGCTCCCAGGGCATCGGTTTTGCGATCCCGATCAAGCTGGCCATGGAAGTGATGAAGTCGATCATCGAGCACGGCCAGGTCATCCGCGGCTGGCTGGGGATCGAAGTGCAACCCTTGACCCAGGAGCTGGCAGAGTCCTTCGGCCTGGCCGGGCGCCCGGGAATCGTGGTGGCGGGGATCTTCCGCGACGGCCCGGCGCAGAAAGCCGGGATGCAACTGGGTGACGTGATCCTCAGTATCGATGGCGAACCTGCCGGCGACGGCCGGCGTTCGATGAACCAGGTGGCGCGGATCAAACCGACGGACAAAGTCTCGATCCTGGTCATGCGCAACGGCAAGGAACTCAAGCTGACGGCAGAAATCGGCCTGCGACCACCGCCCGCGCCCGTCAAAGAAGAAGAGTGA
- a CDS encoding Nif3-like dinuclear metal center hexameric protein has product MAVALSTLVEEADRYLGSSRIADYCPNGLQVEGRPQVMRIVSGVTASQALLDAAVEAKADLVLVHHGYFWKGENPCITGMKQRRLKTLLKHDISLLAYHLPLDLHPEVGNNVQLARQLDITVEGPLDPENPKVVGLVGSLSEPMTARDFARRVQEAMGREPLLIEGSEMIRRVGWCTGGGQGYIDQAVQAGVDLYLSGEASEQTFHSARENDISFIAAGHHATERYGVQALGDYLARRFALEHLFIDCPNPI; this is encoded by the coding sequence ATGGCCGTTGCCCTGAGCACACTGGTGGAAGAAGCGGACCGTTACCTGGGCAGTTCACGTATTGCCGATTACTGCCCCAATGGCCTGCAGGTCGAAGGGCGCCCGCAGGTGATGCGCATCGTCAGTGGCGTGACCGCTAGCCAGGCGTTGCTGGACGCTGCGGTGGAGGCCAAGGCCGACCTGGTGCTGGTGCATCACGGCTACTTCTGGAAGGGCGAGAACCCCTGCATCACCGGCATGAAGCAGCGTAGGCTGAAAACCCTGCTCAAGCACGACATCAGCCTGCTGGCCTATCACCTGCCCCTGGACCTGCACCCGGAAGTGGGCAACAACGTGCAACTGGCCCGTCAGCTGGACATCACCGTGGAAGGCCCCCTGGACCCGGAAAACCCCAAGGTCGTCGGCCTGGTGGGTTCCCTCAGCGAGCCGATGACCGCGCGGGACTTTGCCCGCCGGGTGCAAGAGGCAATGGGGCGAGAGCCGCTGCTGATCGAAGGCAGCGAGATGATCCGTCGGGTCGGCTGGTGCACCGGTGGCGGCCAGGGCTACATCGACCAGGCGGTGCAGGCCGGCGTCGACCTGTACCTCAGTGGCGAAGCCTCGGAGCAGACCTTCCACAGTGCCCGGGAAAACGACATCAGCTTCATTGCCGCCGGCCATCACGCCACCGAGCGTTATGGCGTCCAGGCCCTGGGTGACTACCTGGCCCGGCGCTTTGCCCTCGAACACCTGTTCATCGATTGCCCCAACCCCATCTGA
- the cysD gene encoding sulfate adenylyltransferase subunit CysD — protein MVDKLTHLKQLEAESIHIIREVAAEFDNPVMLYSIGKDSAVMLHLARKAFFPGKLPFPVMHVDTQWKFQEMYKFRDRMVEELGLDLITHVNPDGVAQGINPFTHGSAKHTDIMKTEGLKQALDKHGFDAAFGGARRDEEKSRAKERVYSFRDSKHRWDPKNQRPELWNVYNGKVNKGESIRVFPLSNWTELDIWQYIYLEGIPIVPLYFAAEREVIEKNGTLIMIDDERILEHLSDEEKARIVKKKVRFRTLGCYPLTGAVESEAESLTDIIQEMLLTRTSERQGRVIDHDGAGSMEDKKRQGYF, from the coding sequence ATGGTCGACAAACTGACGCATCTGAAACAGCTGGAGGCGGAAAGCATCCACATCATCCGCGAGGTGGCCGCCGAGTTCGACAACCCGGTGATGCTGTACTCCATCGGTAAAGACTCCGCCGTGATGTTGCATCTGGCTCGCAAGGCGTTCTTCCCCGGCAAGCTGCCGTTCCCGGTGATGCACGTCGATACCCAGTGGAAATTCCAGGAAATGTACAAGTTCCGCGACCGCATGGTCGAAGAGCTGGGCCTGGACCTGATCACCCACGTCAACCCGGATGGCGTGGCCCAGGGCATCAACCCTTTCACCCACGGCAGTGCCAAGCACACCGACATCATGAAGACCGAGGGCCTCAAGCAGGCTCTGGACAAACATGGTTTCGACGCCGCGTTCGGCGGTGCCCGCCGCGATGAAGAGAAGTCCCGCGCCAAGGAGCGCGTCTACTCGTTCCGCGACAGCAAGCACCGCTGGGACCCGAAGAACCAGCGCCCCGAGCTGTGGAACGTCTACAACGGCAAGGTCAACAAGGGCGAGTCGATCCGTGTGTTCCCGCTGTCCAACTGGACCGAGCTGGACATCTGGCAGTACATCTACCTCGAAGGCATCCCGATCGTGCCGCTGTACTTCGCCGCCGAGCGTGAAGTGATCGAGAAGAACGGCACCCTGATCATGATCGATGACGAGCGCATCCTCGAGCATCTGTCCGATGAAGAGAAAGCCCGCATCGTCAAAAAGAAAGTACGTTTCCGTACCCTTGGCTGCTACCCGTTGACGGGCGCGGTGGAGTCCGAGGCCGAGAGCCTGACGGACATCATCCAGGAAATGCTCCTGACGCGAACTTCCGAGCGCCAGGGCCGGGTCATCGACCACGATGGCGCCGGCTCAATGGAAGACAAGAAACGTCAAGGTTATTTCTAA